The Ornithinibacillus sp. 4-3 region CCCAAGCTTAATTAATCGTTTAAAAGATGAAAATGTAAAAGAATTGATTTTAGCAACAAATCCAAATATTGAGGGAGAAGCAACAGCAATGTATATTTCTAGATTGGTAAAGCCATCTGGAATAAAAACAACAAGAATTGCACATGGTCTTCCAGTTGGTGGAGATTTGGAATATGCGGATGAAGTAACATTAGCAAAATCGTTAGAGGGAAGAAGAGAGCTATAATATTTTTTTCAAAAAGAGGACTATCGGACTTTTTGAACATGCACTATTAATGTAAAAGACACAAAACTTTCAAGCAGGCTTGAGCAAAAAATCAAAAACGTAATACTTTTAGAAGATATTTCTAAAAAAGGTTAGGTGAGGATATGAGAAAACGTGTAAAGAAAGAACATGTAGATCAACAATTATTAAATGCCTTATTCCGGATAGAGCGAGAATGGAAGCAACAGAGGGCAATTGTTGAACAAAGTATTGAGCCATCCGATTTTAATTTATTCTTTCTCGGTGTTTCTCAAGCGAAATATATGTGTCTAATTAGGGAAGCTAAAATACGAAAAGTAAGTGCTTTTCGCTACCGCTAGAGAAGTTCTAAATACCCCCCTTGTTTCATAAGCTAATGAAGGAGTCAGTCCAGTGTTTTTACGGTCGTATTCTTAATTGCTGAGAAAAGGGGGTTATTTATTTGACTTCAACCATTGTTATTGCAGTGATGGTAGTGTTGATTATTGTATTATTCTTTATTGGAGCGCCTCCAAAGCCAACAAAATTTGTAGGCCAAAGTTTGATAAAGTTAGGAATTGGAGTGCTTTTTTTATTCTTTTTTAATGTGTTTGGTGGGGAATTTGGATTGCATATTCCAATTAATTTATTTACGGTCTTCATCTCAGGCTTTCTCGGTATTCTGGGGGTTGTCTCATTAGCTGCAATGCAAATATTTTTAGTGAC contains the following coding sequences:
- a CDS encoding YaaL family protein, which codes for MRKRVKKEHVDQQLLNALFRIEREWKQQRAIVEQSIEPSDFNLFFLGVSQAKYMCLIREAKIRKVSAFRYR
- a CDS encoding pro-sigmaK processing inhibitor BofA family protein, encoding MTSTIVIAVMVVLIIVLFFIGAPPKPTKFVGQSLIKLGIGVLFLFFFNVFGGEFGLHIPINLFTVFISGFLGILGVVSLAAMQIFLVT